The nucleotide sequence TTCGACCCAAATTAAATGACCAGAAACCAAATCGTATACCACTGTCATGTAGTCATGTCTTTTAGCTCGGGCTACCTCATCAACGCCAATATGGATTAAATTGTTAAGCTTTGCGGGCTCTAGGCCTGGTAGGGTTGAATGTAGATATTCCTTATCAATGTTCTTTACCGTCTCCCAGCGAATACCTAAATGTTGAGAGACTGCGTGAATGCTCATGTATCGGCACAATCCACTAATGAACTGACAGAAGCGAATGGTATATCGCGCTCCTTTTGCAACGTATTCAGTCGCCTCAATTAACCTTCTTCCGTCTTTATCTCTGGTCTGAGCGAGTTCGACTTCGATGCTACAAGGACGTCCACTAACAGGTAGATCGTGTACCCGCCTTCTTACATAGTGATCAACTGTACATCGCCTTTCAGTTCTTGGTTCTTTAACCTTAAACCGTCCGTCTCGGCGGCATCGTACAAGAACAGAGTGAGAGCCTTGTTCTATAGAAAAGGACTGCACACATTGCCCTTTAAAGCTAAATAGGGCGGATGGTAATGATGGCAAGGTATATTCACTTATTCACAAATAAAAAAGTGTTGTAAATGATAATGTTATTTATGACCTTTGATATGAATAGACTCACCTAAGCGGAGAAGAGCCCTAAGGCTACAGCTTATTGAAGCTTATTGGGGGCAGAGTAAGATAGACTCAAATGAATAGTTTCTGAAGCCACAGCTTGTAACAACAGACTCGATTGCTAGAATGGCTGCATATATCTTGAGGTAGCTTGGGTATAGAGTGTACGAATTATGAAATATTAGCTTACAGGAGAAATATCATGGGCTTTGCGCTTTGCGATCTCACAGTAACCAGCACCGCTTTTACTCAACTAAGCTCGATTCCTAAATCACATACAGGTGAGGCTGAGAATATTTCCCCACAGCTCAGTTGGACAAATATTCCTGATGGCTGCAAATCATTTGCCGTTGTCTGTCATGATCCCGATGCCCCCTTGGTGAGCCCTGATGGCTCATACGGCTTCGTACATTGGCTTGTTTACAATATCCCATCTAATATTTTT is from Shewanella sp. MTB7 and encodes:
- a CDS encoding YbhB/YbcL family Raf kinase inhibitor-like protein gives rise to the protein MGFALCDLTVTSTAFTQLSSIPKSHTGEAENISPQLSWTNIPDGCKSFAVVCHDPDAPLVSPDGSYGFVHWLVYNIPSNIFQLEENSNLYTSGLNNFGRGEYGGPMPPKGHGIHLYYFWVLALDAQLDLPKGLSMRELLAKVEPNLIGMNRLVGKYQRD